ttaaaGTAACTCACTCACTTGTATAAGTTTGAATTTCACTGACTTTTTCAATTATGCTTAAGACCATTCTATCTGTTTATTTTTTCCAATGACTGGAGTCAAAAGTCAGTTGTCTTTTACAGCAAAAATGAGCACAAATGCTCTCCAGATTGACAAAGACAGCTGAGGAATTCCATGTTGCAGTCTACATGACTAATCAAGGTACCCTTGACCTAAGACAATCTCATGCACGGAAAACTTTGACTCCATTGTTAATGTTGTATTCTTTATATGACTATATATTTTTGCTCTAACATGTCTGCACAGCGTGTTGGTATAACAGCACACATGCTCACCTTGAGTTCTGCCAGGACAGCTCCAAACTATTCTGATGTGTTTTTCAGAGGCATTTTGATTAAATAGTTCAGTTGTTGGTTGCAGTTATTGCTGACCCAGGTGGAGGAGTGTTCATATCAGATCCAAAAAAAACCAGCAGGAGGCCATGTGCTTGCTCATGTGGCCACAATCAGGTCGATGTTCAGGAAAGGCAAAGGTGGACAACGCATCTGCGAGGTGCTTGACGCTCCAAATCTGCCTGAGGCAGAAGCGATATCCTTAGTCGTTATTTTTGCTTTTACACTGATTGGCTTGATTACTTTTCCGTTGACGGATTAAGAAAGTGGTAAAAGCATTAAATCATGATAAGATTGCGGATGATGTAAAATCCAAAATGAACCAGTGCTTAGTCTCTTATCCTAATACAAACCACCAATTATAATGCAGTAATTTAATTTCCCAATCAAGATTTAAATTGCAATTTTTCTTGACAGAAACACGCATTTCAGATTACACCAGGGGGGATTGTGGACGCAAAGGACCAGCAGATATACAGAACACCGAAGGGCAAAATATTAGAAAGTTTTCTTTTCCTGTTTCTACTAGTACATGTTCGGAGGAAAATATATTTGCTGTTTCTGATAGTTAAGAGGCAAAGCAAGGGTATTAACTGTCCTTGTTTGAGCTTTACATTTATCCCAACTCTTTAATGGACTTGCTATAAGATGTATAGGTGATATTCTTGCCATGCTGTGTATCATGCTGTGTATTTTTGATATAAAGTTTCACGAGAAatcttagaattttttttttatatatcttagAAGCAGAGAAAATTGGTTATAGCTTCTCTTGCTCGTGCTTTGCTATGTTGGAACCTTTTTGGGGTCACTATTCCGTAAACACTGCAAGATGTAAGTAGATTAACCAACTTGCTGCTCAAATTCAAGCTTACGTATGAAAATGGCGTTGGAAAGATGCATCTCTAAGTGCTGTGGTCCTGGACAACTCAAGGAAGTAAGCAGGCGTTAGAGACGTACTGCAATCAAATGTTGGAAAGATCCTGTCGGTTATCTAGTGCCCCTGGACAATCCCAACTCCCAAGCCACCTCTGACCCCTCTATTTAAAACACTTGCCCGATTCGTATTGTAATTATAGAAACCGTGCAGCCTTTAGAGGGAACTGGCAcaaaaaaattttaatccggTACTGCCTAAAAACACTCTGAAATAACCCTCACTCCTAGGCAAACTCACTGCTTAATCCTACATGGGCTGCATTCCTATCCTTAATAAAAAGACTATTCAATACAGCCAAGCCTTTGAAAACTCATCAAGCCTGCCGTTAAGAGTGCCCAGTAGAGCCGACTTTCCACCACACGGAACACAGCAATAACCACTTCGAGAAATAACGTCTTCAATTGTCTATGACGTGGCAAGATTCTCTTCATTCCATAAAATTAAACAATGATGTCTTATCATCGCTCTGCAACCGGGGAACATCATATTTCTGTAGGTATACTCGCTTCAGAGGCACCTTCATTGCTGTGATGCTTGCGCTGAGACTACGAACACGGTTTTTGTCGGTAAGCGCCCATGAGCTTCTTTGTCATGCCGTGTACGCTTCATTTCTGAATCCAACTACTCAAATATGCTTGGGTTAGAGGGAACCTAATTTTTGCGTTACATGAGCTAATAAGACAAAAGAGGGGCGCATCCAACCATACTTGTAGGAGTTTATTGAAGGCTGTTCCCGGGTTCAACAGCAGCTTTCTCCCTTCAAATAACCCCTACATACCCCcaagcacacacacacacaacacccccccccccccccccccccccccctccctctttcctcttgtctctctctctctctctctctctctccaacaTGCCAAAATAAGAGCTAAAATAAAAAACAACAAATTAAATGCAAACACAACCATGTATCAGAAACTATATGCACGGTAAATCTTATTTTATGTTATGCCCCATACAAGTTTGGACTTAGCTGGACAGTAAGCAACATTTACAGAACTGTAAATTGCTATCTTGTTTTTGGGAAATGCTAACAAGTAGCAACAATATAAGGTGGTATACTTTTGCAGTAAAATCATCAAAGATCAGAATATAAGATCAGAAAAAGATATTGCAAAACCAACAGAAGAACCGTTAATAACCAGAGCCCCGTTCAGAAAACTTTAAAGCTCCTTAGTAGCTTGAGGACCAGTCATAAGCACTCCCAACTCTGGGCATGCCACCTTCTTTCTTAGTCTCTGCATCCACCTTGAAAGTTGCACCACATATCTGACCTGAACTGTCCACTCTTGGAACTGGCTTCAACTCATTCAGAGGGTGCTCAAAGCTCCTCAAGCCTCCAGTAGTTGTACAGAAGCATCCTAAGGTAACAACAGAAACGGATAGATTGAGCAATCTAATATTTACAGATCATCATCTATCCTGCACTTGCGAATTCCTTCTTTGCAGCTTAAATAACCATCTAAAAGTTCATGGGATTATAGCACGGAAAGGTAAATACACTAGACAACAGATAAAAAGGGATTGTCATGAGATAATCCAATACGAACAAGACCTAACTTTCAACCCAAAATCTTACATGCAAAATGAATATGTATAAAAGGATACACAGTACATATATTGTGTTGAAAATTTTAGTGCATGTAAATAACCCCCATTTCTGGGTTTTCAATTTTCACTTATCCCTGACCAACTTGAAGTAGATTGCAACCCTTACCCATGTGTCTCCTTCGGTCtttattttgtattttcttggcTACACTCGCATAGGTTTCAAAACGGgtaccaagaaagagatttctataAATCACACAAAAGGCAATTGGTCCAACTATGATTAGAAAAAAAATGTCACCTTTGCTTTTCCAATGTGACAAAAAAAAAAGTCACCTTTAGGAAATGGAGCAAATGATTTCCCACAGGCCTGCTGCAAAATCTGAACATCATCTGAAAGTACAAGATTTTCTTCAGAATCAGCTCCCCAGAAAAAGGGTACGCTCCCATCAGCATCCTGCATCAAAGGAAAAAAAGTTAACATTGATTCAAGCAACTGATGAGATACAAATCAACAACATAAGCATAAGGCTTTACTTACAGCAGCTATAAATGTGGCATTTGAAGTGCTATCATATAGAATAAAAGCATATTTCCCTTGTATATCTCGGACAACCTGATCAGCAGGATAAGGTCCTCGATCTCGGAGGGTTCTGTAAGCTTCAATAACAATGATCACCTCATTTGCTGTTTTATTTAAGCCATATTGCTGCTTAAGAACTGCAACATTCTCAATGTTCCCTTGGAACAAGCAGAAAATGTCGTCTACAACTGCAAATAATCTAGCAAGGGAGAAGGAGATAAATAACAAagttacatacaaatggtacagAAAAAACTAAAGATTTTATTCAGAATAAATCAgaaccataaaaaaaaaaaaaaaaaaaaaaaaaaaaaagtggattTGGCTCTTCAGTTTCCTGCAAAAGATTGGATTACAGGCAGAGGCACATACAACCTGATTTCTTAACTTTCAACAAGAGATAAGCCTGCTATCTTTTATGGTACAGAAACTCATAAAAATTAGCCAACAATACTAATCTACATAGAAAAGATAATGCAGAGACTAAAATAATACCAAAAAAATGATCCCATATATGGGATATATTGACTATTTGATTTTGAGGAAGAACATTGCAAATGATATTCAAAACACAAATGGGATCACTCCAATAAATAAATGAAACATCTAAAACTTCCAAAaacagaaattgcatgaaatgacgGAATAGCCTCTGGACTAGATTAGATCTGTCTTTTGTTTATATTAGAACcatgaaataattattattttcccAATGGAAGTTGGAACTACATACAAGAGGAAATCTTTAAACTAAGATTATATGCCTCAGTATAGCCAAATCACCAAAAGTATAGCCAAATCACCAAAAACCAATGATTAGATAATAATAATGACAATGAATGAACCAATCGACAACTCTAAGAGACCTTTATCATCAAcgaaaacttttaaaatatacATATTCATTGGCACAAGTCTCAACCAAAGTAGGAACTCAAAACTGTAGCCAGCCTGCAACTCTTTCGTATGATTTTAAAAATGATGGTGAtacatgaaaaaaaataataataaaacagaTCTATGGAAATGATCGATAAGACTGGAATTTTCAGGAAACAAATAGGCCCAGATCATAACAAAACCATTCAAACATATAAGCAATTATTGCCGGCAAACGATCACAAGAAGGATGCttctttttttcaaaaaaaaaaaaaaaggaaatctaACATACCCTTGATCATTAGAAAGTAAATTTGACCTACAATGAGAGTTATCAGAAGTTATATCAAATGAGTGATTCTCAACTTCCAACTCTTGTCATTTCCTCAGGACCAGACACCCCAAAAGCCCAAATCACAAACAGCAGCCAAGCGATCAATATAAGATCAACcgccaaaaataaaaaaataataaaaaagcatGGTTATCGTTGTTTAGGGCAAAAAAGAAA
The Hevea brasiliensis isolate MT/VB/25A 57/8 chromosome 15, ASM3005281v1, whole genome shotgun sequence genome window above contains:
- the LOC110632786 gene encoding uncharacterized protein LOC110632786 codes for the protein MLSRLTKTAEEFHVAVYMTNQVIADPGGGVFISDPKKTSRRPCACSCGHNQVDVQERQRWTTHLRETRISDYTRGDCGRKGPADIQNTEGQNIRKFSFPVSTSTCSEENIFAVSDS
- the LOC110632785 gene encoding stem-specific protein TSJT1 isoform X1 codes for the protein MLAIFDKTVAKCPEALQSPLSGSNSALKDGFLAKHFGSVHSGSVTVNLGSAGVIAYSLDKQNPLLPRLFAVVDDIFCLFQGNIENVAVLKQQYGLNKTANEVIIVIEAYRTLRDRGPYPADQVVRDIQGKYAFILYDSTSNATFIAADADGSVPFFWGADSEENLVLSDDVQILQQACGKSFAPFPKGCFCTTTGGLRSFEHPLNELKPVPRVDSSGQICGATFKVDAETKKEGGMPRVGSAYDWSSSY
- the LOC110632785 gene encoding stem-specific protein TSJT1 isoform X2; amino-acid sequence: MLAIFDKTVAKCPEALQSPLSGSNSALKDGFLAKHFGSVHSGSVTVNLGSAGVIAYSLDKQNPLLPRLFAVVDDIFCLFQGNIENVAVLKQQYGLNKTANEVIIVIEAYRTLRDRGPYPADQVVRDIQGKYAFILYDSTSNATFIAADADGSVPFFWGADSEENLVLSDDVQILQQACGKSFAPFPKEISFLVPVLKPMRV